A region of Rhinoraja longicauda isolate Sanriku21f chromosome 1, sRhiLon1.1, whole genome shotgun sequence DNA encodes the following proteins:
- the ppwd1 gene encoding peptidylprolyl isomerase domain and WD repeat-containing protein 1, with the protein MAAPTKKKKRDSSPEESGPESADEEWVGPLPSQALHVKKRKVLDFEHVYLENIPSALMYERSYMHRDVITHIVCTRTDFLITASQDGHIKFWKKKDDEGIEFVKHFRSHLGVIESVGVSAEGALFCSAGDDQAMKIFDVVNFDMINMLKLGYHPGKCGWIYSPGDAISAVACSEKVSGKIFVYDARGDNQPLHVFEKLHNCSLTEICLNSVYKVIVSTDKSGMLEYWTGPPTDYKFPKNIEWEYKTDTDLYEFAKCKTYPIGIAFSSDGKKMATIGSDRKVRLFRFLTGKLMRVFDESLTMFTELQQMRQQLPDMEFGRRMAVERELEKVDGMRLANIVFDETGHFVLYGTMLGIKVINIETNRCVRILGKQENIRVVQLTLFQGAAKPSQAVMTIEMKASDNPALLNVQHDPTVFCTSFKKNRFYMFTKREPEDTKSAESDRDVFNEKPSKEEVMAATQADGPKRVSDSAVIHTTMGDVHVKLFPVECPKTVENFCVHSRNGYYNGHIFHRIIKGFMIQIGDPTGTGMGGESIWGGEFEDEFHPTLRHDRPYTLSMANAGANSNGSQFFVTVVPTPWLDNKHTVFARVTKGMEVVQRIANVKCNPKTDKPYADISIINITVK; encoded by the exons ATGGCGGCGCCCACGAAGAAGAAAAAGCGGGACTCGTCCCCGGAGGAGAGCGGACCGGAGTCGGCAGACGAGGAATGGGTGGGTCCTCTCCCCTCCCAGGCCCTTCATGTAAAGAAAAGGAAAG TTCTTGATTTTGAACACGTGTACCTAGAAAACATACCAAGCGCTTTAATGTATGAACGTAGCTATATGCACAGAGATGTTATAACACATATAGTGTGCACCCG GACGGATTTCCTCATAACTGCCAGCCAGGATGGTCATATCAAGTTCTGGAAGAAGAAGGATGATGAAGGGATAGAGTTTGTTAAACATTTTCGCAGCCATTTAG GAGTTATTGAATCTGTTGGAGTCAGTGCAGAAGGAGCTCTATTTTGTTCTGCTGGTGATGATCAAGCaatgaagatttttgatgtggtcAACTTTGATATGATTAACATGCTGAAATTAGG GTACCATCCTGGTAAGTGTGGGTGGATTTACTCGCCAGGAGATGCAATATCCGCTGTTGCCTGTTCAGAGAAAGTTTCGGGGAAGATCTTTGTTTACGATGCCAGAGGGGACAACCAGCCACTCCATGTGTTTGAAAAACTGCACAATTGCTCCCTCACTGAGATCTGTTTAAATTCCGTCTATAAAGTCATTGTATCGACTGACAAATCAGGAATGCTGGAATATTGGACTGGGCCACCGACCGACTACAAATTTCCCAAAAACATAGAGTGGGAATACAAAACTGATACAGACCTGTATGAATTTGCAAAATGTAAAACGTACCCAATAGGCATCGCGTTTTCTTCTGATGGGAAAAAAATGGCTACCATTGGATCTGACCGTAAAGTACGTCTTTTCAGATTTTTGACTGGAAAGCTCATGAGAGTATTTGACGAATCCCTAACG ATGTTTACAGAGTTGCAGCAGATGAGACAACAGCTTCCCGACATGGAGTTTGGCCGACGTATGGCTGTCGAAAGAGAACTGGAGAAAGTTGATGGAATGAGGCTAGCCAACATTGTTTTTGATGAGACTGGACACTTTGTACTATATGGCACAATGCTGGGaattaaagtaataaatataGAAACAAACAG gTGTGTACGGATTTTGGGTAAACAAGAAAATATACGGGTGGTGCAACTGACCCTGTTCCAAGGTGCAGCTAAACCATCACAGGCTGTAATGACCATAGAGATGAAGGCATCTGACAACCCTGCGCTGCTAAATGTTCAACATGATCCAACTGTATTCTGCACATCATTTAAAAAGAATCGATTTTACATG TTTACAAAGAGGGAGCCAGAGGATACAAAGAGTGCTGAGTCTGATCGAGATGTTTTCAATGAGAAACCTTCCAAAGAGGAGGTCATGGCAGCCACTCAGGCCGACGGTCCCAAGCGTGTCTCAGATAGTGCAGTCATCCACACAACTATGGGAGATGTCCATGTCAAACTCTTCCCTGTTGA gtgTCCAAAAACGGTGGAGAATTTCTGTGTGCACAGCAGGAATGGATATTACAATGGCCACATTTTTCATCGTATCATTAAG GGTTTCATGATTCAAATTGGAGATCCAACTGGGACAGGGATGGGAGGAGAAAGTATTTGGGGAGGAGAATTTGAAGATGAATTTCACCCAACATTAAGGCATGATCGACCATATACTCTAAGCATGGCCAATGCAGGTGCGAACAGTAATGGATCACAGTTCTTTGTAACTGTTGTACCTaca CCATGGCTTGATAACAAACACACAGTTTTTGCTCGTGTGACAAAAGGAATGGAAGTGGTCCAGAGGATTGCTAATGTGAAGTGTAATCCAAAAACAGATAAACCCTATGCAGATATCAGCATTATCAATATCACAGTAAAATAA